A region of Drosophila mauritiana strain mau12 chromosome 3L, ASM438214v1, whole genome shotgun sequence DNA encodes the following proteins:
- the LOC117139566 gene encoding 20-hydroxyecdysone protein codes for MKPVALILVFLAISQARVLNLPKEAIDIPVAIVEDKEPPVALSLVKEEVKEEAKPEEVKPIAQEEKDKDLKEIIKPEIKEETKEDLKPDIKEDQNKKIEEQITELLSVKPLQLREKSLEVEEKPQEIKEEVQQPEIEKEATEIKEEPAQNTLKSLPAEETVVVPAEELSPNPVEQEQSENQDAAHPQVRQATQATPTQQSTTQGNFVQQLIQNSPIGQFLNQFQPQPAAAAAPAPAQVQADDAPAEAPATPAPTVPGFLNPQAAITSAQQAVQNAAQSAVNATTQAFQGIQQFASNLGNQFQNTLSSLTGQQQQAVSTTPRPPGPIQQFVNNVFGGNNNATAAAPPAQQSGNPLQGIINFLGGNRPQNAPAAAPATQAPEKPAVDDKIDPAKDEVAEFVPDSDNELRASGESIDDSFEDAGVPSNEVIVVNDDAGGEEGNAVQNHPVATDAVAL; via the coding sequence ATGAAGCCCGTTGCCTTGATCCTGGTCTTCCTGGCCATTAGCCAAGCCAGAGTGCTGAACTTGCCCAAGGAGGCGATCGATATTCCTGTGGCCATTGTCGAGGATAAGGAGCCACCAGTAGCATTGTCTTTGGTCAAGGAGGAAGTTAAGGAGGAAGCTAAGCCAGAGGAAGTGAAACCAATTGCTCAAGAAGAAAAAGACAAGGATCTCAAGGAGATAATTAAGCCCGAAATCAAAGAGGAGACTAAAGAAGATCTAAAGCCTGATATTAAAGAGGATCAAAATAAGAAGATTGAAGAACAGATCACCGAGTTGCTCAGTGTTAAGCCCCTGCAGCTAAGGGAAAAATCCCTGGAAGTTGAGGAGAAGCCTCAGGAAATCAAGGAAGAAGTTCAGCAGCCAGAAATCGAAAAGGAGGCCACCGAAATCAAAGAGGAACCTGCTCAGAACACTCTGAAATCTCTGCCAGCTGAAGAGACCGTCGTTGTGCCTGCCGAGGAGCTTTCCCCGAATCCGGTCGAGCAGGAGCAGTCGGAAAACCAGGACGCCGCCCATCCTCAGGTCCGTCAAGCCACCCAGGCCACGCCCACGCAGCAGAGCACCACCCAGGGCAACTTTGTCCAGCAGTTGATCCAGAACTCTCCAATCGGTCAGTTCCTCAATCAGTTCCAGCCCcagccagctgctgctgctgctccggctCCAGCTCAAGTCCAGGCGGATGATGCCCCCGCTGAGGCACCTGCAACTCCGGCTCCCACGGTGCCCGGTTTCCTGAATCCCCAGGCTGCCATCACCTCCGCCCAACAGGCCGTGCAAAATGCGGCCCAGAGTGCCGTCAATGCCACCACCCAGGCCTTCCAGGGCATCCAGCAGTTCGCCAGCAACCTGGGCAACCAGTTCCAGAACACCCTGTCCAGCTTGAcgggccagcagcagcaggcggtgTCCACCACTCCGCGTCCACCAGGTCCCATCCAGCAATTTGTGAACAACGTTTTCGGTGGCAATAACAATGCCACGGCTGCAGCTCCGCCTGCCCAGCAAAGTGGCAATCCTCTGCAGGGAATCATCAACTTCTTGGGCGGCAATCGTCCACAGAACGCACCAGCTGCCGCTCCAGCCACTCAGGCCCCAGAGAAGCCCGCCGTAGATGACAAAATCGATCCTGCCAAGGATGAGGTGGCTGAATTCGTTCCGGACTCCGATAATGAGCTGCGAGCGAGTGGCGAAAGCATTGATGATTCCTTCGAGGATGCTGGCGTTCCTTCCAACGAGGTTATTGTGGTCAACGACGATGCCGGAGGGGAGGAGGGAAATGCTGTCCAGAATCATCCAGTGGCCACCGATGCAGTGGCTCTCTAA